The Leptotrichia trevisanii DSM 22070 genome includes a region encoding these proteins:
- a CDS encoding ABC transporter permease: MNELLVFLQSLPEAFKTGFIYSIMVMGVYLTYKILDFPDMSVDGTFPLGGFVFAAFALSKNGFFGITSPIMGLILAVICGMIAGYVTGALHVYLKINGLLSGILVMTGLYSINSRIVGMPNVFISPERSIYEIISYEKNFIPFVIIFVILLVLKGLYDYKIKENKYMIRSLAVYTAFVIGLIIYVANTKDVKLMLTILIAFIIKMVVDYILTSKFGFALRALGNNEQLVVSLGVNEKRLKIFGLMLANGVVALSGALFAQNIKVADLQSGVGTIVIGLAAIILGLGVLKKSQVINEISIVTIGSLMYYFIINLALMSNSWTRNMYEGLHFNDNIIKILEVKPTDVKVITAIILAVILWNELIQKTKKGKKKVKLIEKGEA; this comes from the coding sequence ATGAATGAATTATTAGTATTTTTACAAAGTCTTCCAGAGGCTTTTAAAACGGGGTTTATATATTCAATAATGGTTATGGGAGTGTATTTGACTTATAAAATACTGGATTTTCCTGATATGTCGGTGGATGGAACGTTTCCACTTGGAGGATTTGTATTTGCGGCATTTGCACTTTCTAAAAATGGTTTTTTTGGAATAACAAGTCCAATTATGGGACTAATTTTAGCAGTTATATGTGGAATGATTGCGGGATATGTGACGGGAGCTTTGCACGTTTATTTAAAAATTAACGGATTGCTTTCAGGAATCCTGGTAATGACAGGGCTTTATAGTATAAATTCCAGAATTGTCGGAATGCCCAATGTGTTTATCTCGCCGGAGAGAAGTATTTATGAAATAATTTCTTATGAAAAGAATTTTATCCCTTTTGTAATTATATTTGTAATTTTACTTGTATTAAAAGGACTTTATGACTATAAAATTAAAGAAAATAAATATATGATTAGAAGTCTTGCTGTTTATACTGCTTTTGTAATTGGACTGATAATTTATGTAGCGAATACAAAAGATGTAAAACTTATGCTTACAATACTTATTGCATTTATTATAAAAATGGTTGTTGATTATATTTTGACATCAAAATTTGGATTTGCATTAAGAGCATTGGGAAACAATGAGCAGCTTGTGGTAAGTCTTGGAGTAAATGAGAAAAGACTAAAGATATTTGGATTAATGCTTGCAAATGGGGTTGTGGCATTATCAGGGGCATTATTTGCACAAAATATTAAAGTTGCAGATTTGCAGTCTGGAGTAGGAACAATCGTCATTGGACTTGCGGCAATTATTTTAGGGCTTGGAGTATTGAAAAAATCTCAAGTAATAAATGAAATTTCCATTGTTACAATCGGATCTTTAATGTATTATTTCATAATAAATCTGGCATTGATGTCAAACAGCTGGACAAGAAATATGTACGAAGGGCTTCATTTCAATGATAATATTATAAAGATACTGGAAGTTAAGCCAACAGATGTAAAAGTTATAACAGCGATAATTCTTGCAGTAATTTTATGGAATGAGTTGATTCAGAAAACTAAAAAAGGTAAGAAAAAAGTGAAGTTAATCGAGAAGGGAGAAGCATAA
- a CDS encoding ABC transporter substrate-binding protein: MKKILLVVVSLLMVLACGNKNSDTVSGKNGSQPADNKQVYKIGVTQFMEHPSLNLAKKGFEDAFKEAGINADFDEKNANGEVTNANLIASNYKADKKDLVFGIATPSAQALVNNISDIPVLFSAVTDPASAKLLNPNVTGTSDKVENIAGQLDLLLKIKPNVKKVGVLYNPSEQNSAVQVQEIQKIAKEKNIEVVLQGISNFGELAQATKNLLGATDALYLPTDNLVVSGANLITSEAIAAKKPVIASENSSVELGALFTMGLDYYVLGKRTGEMAIEILKGKPVSQIPFETSKQMKLYVNQKTAQALGLDVKNPMFNGAEFVGK, translated from the coding sequence ATGAAAAAAATATTATTAGTAGTTGTAAGTTTATTAATGGTATTGGCTTGTGGAAATAAAAATAGTGATACTGTCAGTGGGAAAAATGGTTCACAGCCAGCTGATAATAAACAGGTTTATAAAATTGGCGTAACACAGTTCATGGAACATCCGTCACTTAACTTGGCAAAAAAAGGATTTGAAGATGCCTTTAAGGAAGCTGGAATAAATGCAGACTTTGATGAAAAGAATGCAAATGGGGAAGTAACAAATGCAAATCTTATTGCTTCAAATTATAAAGCGGATAAAAAAGATTTGGTATTTGGTATTGCAACACCGTCTGCACAAGCATTGGTAAACAATATTTCAGATATACCAGTACTGTTTTCAGCAGTAACTGATCCTGCAAGTGCAAAACTTTTGAATCCAAATGTAACAGGGACAAGTGATAAAGTTGAAAATATTGCAGGACAACTGGATTTACTTTTGAAAATAAAACCTAATGTGAAAAAAGTTGGAGTTTTGTATAATCCGTCGGAGCAAAATTCGGCTGTTCAGGTTCAGGAAATTCAAAAAATTGCCAAGGAAAAAAATATAGAGGTTGTGTTACAAGGAATAAGCAACTTTGGTGAACTGGCACAGGCTACTAAAAATTTATTGGGAGCAACTGACGCATTATACTTACCAACAGATAATCTTGTTGTGTCAGGAGCAAACCTTATCACTTCGGAAGCGATTGCGGCTAAAAAGCCTGTAATTGCAAGTGAAAACTCTTCTGTAGAACTGGGAGCATTATTTACAATGGGACTGGATTATTATGTATTAGGAAAACGTACTGGAGAAATGGCAATTGAAATCCTTAAAGGAAAACCTGTTTCTCAAATTCCTTTTGAAACTTCAAAACAGATGAAACTGTACGTAAACCAGAAGACAGCACAGGCATTAGGGCTGGATGTAAAAAATCCTATGTTTAATGGGGCTGAATTTGTAGGAAAATAA
- a CDS encoding ABC transporter substrate-binding protein — protein MRKLLILISALTLMVLSCGNSGSENKGSGGAGTGSKKYRIGITQIASHPALDSAREGFKAAFKEAGIEANFDEKNANGETANANLIANNFVSSKEDLIFAIATNAAQPAAQATNDIPVVFSAITDPQSAGILKDNVTGVSDRMDVKQQLELLKKLSPNIKTVGVIYNSSEQNSKVQVEDLKKAAKELEINIVEKSIVQANEIPQTADNLVRETDAIYLPTDNLVASVVSLITDKATAAKKIVFGAEAAHVKGGALITQGVSYYEIGKEAGKMAIEILKNGKKPSEIQFKTMPLNEIVVNRKTLAALGISLPEDIKSKAQIIQ, from the coding sequence ATGAGAAAATTATTGATTTTAATTAGTGCGTTGACACTTATGGTTTTAAGTTGTGGGAATTCAGGTAGTGAGAACAAAGGTAGCGGTGGAGCCGGGACAGGCTCTAAGAAGTATAGAATTGGAATTACACAGATTGCATCACATCCAGCACTTGACAGTGCAAGAGAAGGATTTAAGGCGGCTTTTAAGGAAGCAGGGATTGAGGCTAATTTTGATGAGAAAAATGCAAACGGGGAAACGGCTAATGCAAATTTGATTGCCAATAACTTTGTCAGTTCAAAAGAGGACTTGATATTTGCGATTGCGACAAATGCAGCTCAACCAGCGGCACAGGCGACAAATGACATACCTGTTGTGTTTTCGGCAATTACAGATCCACAGTCGGCTGGAATTTTGAAGGATAATGTGACTGGTGTAAGTGATAGAATGGATGTAAAACAGCAATTGGAATTGTTAAAGAAATTAAGTCCTAATATAAAAACAGTTGGAGTGATTTATAATTCATCAGAGCAAAATTCAAAGGTTCAAGTGGAAGATTTGAAAAAAGCGGCAAAGGAATTAGAAATAAATATTGTTGAGAAAAGTATTGTTCAGGCGAATGAAATACCTCAGACAGCAGATAACTTGGTAAGGGAAACAGATGCGATTTACTTGCCGACAGATAATCTTGTGGCATCAGTTGTGAGCTTGATTACAGATAAGGCAACAGCGGCTAAAAAAATAGTATTTGGTGCAGAAGCGGCTCATGTAAAAGGCGGAGCTTTGATCACACAAGGTGTAAGTTATTATGAAATAGGGAAAGAAGCTGGTAAAATGGCAATTGAAATTTTGAAGAACGGTAAAAAGCCTAGTGAAATCCAATTTAAGACAATGCCTTTAAATGAAATTGTAGTAAATAGAAAGACACTTGCGGCACTTGGAATTTCATTACCTGAGGATATAAAATCCAAAGCACAGATTATTCAATAA
- a CDS encoding HU family DNA-binding protein: MSKKEFVDAYAKATGETKKRAEELVNIFLGTAEEFLVKGESIQFVGWGTFEVKERAAREGRNPSTGKPIKIDAKKVVKFKVGKKLADKVADAK; encoded by the coding sequence ATGTCAAAAAAAGAATTTGTAGATGCTTATGCAAAAGCAACTGGAGAAACTAAAAAAAGAGCTGAGGAATTAGTAAACATTTTTTTAGGAACAGCAGAAGAATTTTTAGTAAAAGGTGAAAGTATCCAATTTGTAGGTTGGGGAACTTTTGAAGTAAAAGAAAGAGCAGCTAGAGAAGGAAGAAACCCATCAACTGGTAAACCAATCAAAATAGATGCTAAAAAAGTAGTAAAATTCAAAGTTGGGAAAAAATTAGCTGATAAAGTTGCTGACGCTAAATAA